The Saccharothrix variisporea genome has a segment encoding these proteins:
- a CDS encoding RNA polymerase subunit sigma-70 — protein sequence MLQRAQAGDAGAFRDLVQPHREELRLHCYRLLGSVTDAEDAVQEVLLAAWRGVAGFEGRASVRTWLYRIATNRCLNVLRDNGRRRPPEPVPPFVPPEPTRRGDVTWLQPYPESVVDPAPGPEARYDGREAVELAFITGLQLLPPRQAATLVLRDVLGYPAAEVASMLGTTETAVKGALQRARATLDRHRAGSDSADRRPAPGSAEEQALTRKFADAFTAGDVAGVVALLSDEAWLAMPPAPHEYHGPAIAEFLRVSFGWRGARTVHLVPTRANTQPAFACYHGEPGAVTAHRAGLVVLTLVEDGIGRVTRFHDDAVFDHFGLPDQMSCA from the coding sequence TTGCTCCAACGGGCGCAGGCGGGCGACGCCGGCGCCTTCCGCGACCTCGTGCAGCCGCACCGCGAGGAGTTGCGGCTGCACTGCTACCGCCTGCTGGGCTCGGTGACCGACGCCGAGGACGCCGTGCAGGAGGTGCTGCTGGCCGCGTGGCGCGGTGTCGCGGGGTTCGAGGGGCGCGCGTCCGTGCGGACCTGGCTCTACCGCATCGCCACCAACCGGTGCCTGAACGTGTTGCGGGACAACGGCCGTCGTCGGCCGCCCGAGCCGGTGCCGCCGTTCGTGCCGCCCGAGCCGACGCGGCGCGGGGACGTGACGTGGTTGCAGCCCTACCCGGAGTCCGTGGTGGACCCGGCTCCCGGGCCGGAGGCGCGGTACGACGGTCGGGAGGCGGTCGAGCTGGCCTTCATCACCGGGTTGCAGCTGCTGCCGCCCCGACAGGCCGCCACCCTGGTGCTGCGGGACGTGCTGGGCTACCCGGCGGCGGAGGTCGCGTCGATGCTCGGCACCACCGAGACCGCCGTCAAGGGCGCCCTGCAACGCGCCCGCGCCACCCTCGACCGCCACCGCGCCGGCTCCGACAGCGCCGACCGGCGGCCGGCTCCCGGCTCGGCGGAGGAACAGGCGCTGACCCGGAAGTTCGCCGACGCGTTCACCGCCGGGGACGTGGCCGGCGTCGTGGCGCTGCTCAGCGACGAAGCCTGGCTGGCCATGCCGCCCGCGCCGCACGAGTACCACGGGCCGGCGATCGCCGAGTTCCTGCGCGTGAGCTTCGGCTGGCGCGGGGCCCGCACGGTCCACCTGGTCCCGACCCGCGCGAACACCCAACCGGCTTTCGCCTGCTACCACGGCGAGCCCGGCGCGGTGACCGCTCACCGCGCCGGGCTGGTCGTGCTCACGCTGGTCGAAGACGGCATCGGTCGGGTCACGCGCTTCCACGACGATGCCGTCTTCGACCACTTCGGGCTGCCTGATCAGATGAGCTGCGCGTAG
- a CDS encoding nuclear transport factor 2 family protein, translating to MTAQDTALAYFRAWTGKDFDKAMTYIADDIVCDAPPGRIEGAEAFRAFMGPFAGTVEDSALLAAFGDDTTAVLVYDTKTALVPSAPGAEYVTVQDGRITHMRIIFDRAPFEAARARASRD from the coding sequence ATGACTGCACAAGACACCGCACTCGCGTACTTCAGGGCGTGGACCGGCAAGGACTTCGACAAGGCCATGACCTACATCGCCGACGACATCGTCTGCGACGCCCCGCCCGGCCGCATCGAGGGCGCCGAGGCGTTCCGCGCCTTCATGGGTCCGTTCGCCGGCACCGTCGAGGACTCCGCGCTGCTCGCGGCCTTCGGCGACGACACCACGGCCGTGTTGGTCTACGACACGAAGACCGCCCTGGTGCCCAGTGCGCCCGGAGCCGAGTACGTGACCGTTCAGGACGGGAGGATCACGCACATGCGCATCATCTTCGACCGTGCACCCTTCGAGGCGGCACGGGCGCGGGCGTCGCGCGACTGA
- a CDS encoding cellulose-binding domain-containing protein — MRAALAAIAALLTTAGLVVLGGTAVRAAPVCAVDYVPNQWSTGFTANVKVTNNAAPVSAWTLTWTFPGNQAVTSGWNATVTQTGNQVTARNASWNGSLGTGASVQFGFQATYSGTNATPTDFTLNGVRCNGDVTTTTTTTTTTTTTTTTTTTDTPPPTCSGATVCDDFEAHNGTPGAPWSIGAANCTGQSTVTIDSTVAHGGSKSVRVDGKASYCNHIFLGTTLPGGTVHGRFYVRHTTPLPSAHVTFMALKDTADNGKDLRMGGQNQALQWNRESDDATLPAQSPQGVAMSKPLPTGSWNCVQFTVDSTGKLRTALNGQDVAGLQVDGTPTPDVDQQWLARAGWRPNPVDIRLGWESYGDGADTLWYDDVAFGPQPIAC; from the coding sequence GTGCGCGCTGCACTGGCGGCGATCGCCGCGCTACTCACGACGGCTGGACTGGTGGTGCTCGGCGGGACGGCGGTGCGCGCCGCGCCCGTCTGCGCCGTGGACTACGTGCCCAACCAGTGGTCCACCGGCTTCACGGCCAACGTCAAGGTCACCAACAACGCCGCGCCGGTCAGCGCGTGGACGCTGACCTGGACGTTCCCCGGCAACCAGGCCGTGACCAGCGGCTGGAACGCGACCGTCACCCAGACCGGGAACCAGGTGACCGCCCGGAACGCCTCGTGGAACGGCTCGCTCGGCACCGGCGCGAGCGTCCAGTTCGGCTTCCAGGCCACCTACTCGGGCACGAACGCCACGCCCACCGACTTCACGCTCAACGGCGTGCGGTGCAATGGGGACGTCACCACGACCACTACCACCACCACGACCACCACGACGACAACGACCACCACCACCACGGACACGCCGCCGCCCACGTGCTCCGGCGCGACCGTGTGCGACGACTTCGAAGCGCACAACGGCACCCCGGGTGCACCGTGGAGCATCGGAGCGGCCAACTGCACCGGGCAGAGCACGGTCACCATCGACAGCACGGTGGCGCACGGTGGGTCCAAGTCGGTCCGCGTGGACGGCAAGGCGAGCTACTGCAACCACATCTTCCTCGGCACCACCCTGCCCGGCGGCACGGTGCACGGCCGCTTCTACGTCCGCCACACCACCCCGCTGCCCTCCGCGCACGTCACGTTCATGGCCCTCAAGGACACCGCCGACAACGGCAAGGACCTGCGCATGGGCGGCCAGAACCAGGCGTTGCAGTGGAACCGCGAGTCCGACGACGCCACCCTGCCCGCGCAGAGCCCGCAGGGCGTGGCGATGAGCAAGCCGCTGCCAACCGGGTCGTGGAACTGCGTCCAGTTCACGGTGGACTCGACCGGCAAGCTGCGCACGGCGTTGAACGGCCAGGACGTCGCCGGCCTCCAGGTCGACGGCACCCCGACGCCGGACGTCGACCAGCAGTGGCTGGCCCGCGCCGGGTGGCGCCCGAACCCGGTCGACATCCGGCTGGGCTGGGAGAGCTACGGCGACGGCGCGGACACCCTCTGGTACGACGACGTGGCCTTCGGCCCCCAGCCGATCGCCTGCTGA
- a CDS encoding histidine decarboxylase, producing MDGSEPTDKDFVIPAEGLTAQQRKRALTLLETHLVGKHEHMIGFQGNQDLGNAQPDLARFLDFHLNNVGDPFQQGNYQPNTKVVERAVLDRYAALWRADWPYDADNPDSYWGYVLTMGSTEGNLYALASARDYLSGRKLIGEPGGGSEQMVYVQAAPPALSGQAPANGVPAARNGDSPTADPRNAYRPVAFYSEDTHYSVIKAVRTLAIDTFGAVGTTEYPGQCPIGDRWPLEVPSKGGPDGSGEIDVDELEALVRFFAERGHPILLLLNFGTTFKGAYDNVEKVATRLVPIFRQHGLLEREIEFEPGHTDRRRGFWVHVDGALGAGIMPFLRHAAEEDPHSELHLALRRELKGKVPEFDFGLRVEGVDVVGSLVMSGHKWAGAPFPCGVFMTKNKFRVEPAATPAYTGSPDTTFAGSRNGLSPLVLWNYLASRSVRGHATAAVAALRRTRYLESSLRELEDRLDREDRLPEGGLFVDRSPMALTVRFRRPNDEVIAKWSLSCQPMYTNAGELRQYAHVFAMPSLTEEKIDLFMEDLFAEGAFDRPELPRPEPKSAATAFAADVHPLALVPTVGRGFQ from the coding sequence GTGGACGGCAGCGAACCCACCGACAAGGACTTCGTGATCCCCGCCGAAGGGCTGACCGCGCAGCAGCGCAAACGCGCGCTCACCCTCCTGGAGACCCACCTGGTCGGCAAGCACGAGCACATGATCGGCTTCCAGGGCAACCAGGACCTGGGCAACGCCCAGCCGGACCTGGCCCGGTTCCTGGACTTCCACCTCAACAACGTCGGCGACCCGTTCCAGCAGGGCAACTACCAGCCCAACACCAAGGTCGTCGAACGCGCGGTCCTCGACCGGTACGCCGCCCTCTGGCGCGCCGACTGGCCCTACGACGCCGACAACCCCGACAGCTACTGGGGCTACGTGCTCACGATGGGCTCCACCGAGGGCAACCTCTACGCCCTGGCCTCCGCCCGCGACTACCTGTCCGGCCGCAAGCTGATCGGCGAGCCCGGCGGCGGGTCCGAGCAGATGGTGTACGTGCAGGCCGCCCCACCCGCACTTTCGGGTCAAGCACCCGCGAACGGCGTGCCGGCGGCCCGCAACGGCGACTCCCCCACCGCCGACCCGCGCAACGCCTACCGGCCCGTGGCCTTCTACTCCGAGGACACCCACTACTCGGTGATCAAGGCCGTGCGGACGCTGGCGATCGACACCTTCGGCGCGGTCGGCACCACCGAGTACCCCGGCCAGTGCCCGATCGGCGACCGGTGGCCGCTGGAGGTGCCGTCCAAGGGCGGCCCGGACGGCAGCGGCGAGATCGACGTGGACGAGCTGGAGGCGCTCGTCCGCTTCTTCGCCGAGCGCGGGCACCCGATCCTGCTGCTGCTCAACTTCGGCACCACCTTCAAAGGCGCGTACGACAACGTCGAGAAGGTCGCCACCCGCCTGGTCCCGATCTTCCGGCAGCACGGCCTGCTGGAGCGCGAGATCGAGTTCGAACCCGGCCACACCGACCGCAGGCGCGGGTTCTGGGTGCACGTGGACGGCGCGCTGGGCGCGGGCATCATGCCGTTCCTGCGCCACGCCGCCGAGGAGGACCCGCACAGCGAGCTGCACCTGGCGCTGCGGCGCGAGCTCAAGGGCAAGGTCCCGGAGTTCGACTTCGGGCTGCGCGTCGAGGGCGTGGACGTCGTCGGCTCGCTGGTGATGAGCGGGCACAAGTGGGCCGGGGCGCCGTTCCCGTGCGGGGTGTTCATGACCAAGAACAAGTTCCGGGTGGAACCGGCGGCCACGCCCGCGTACACCGGGTCGCCGGACACGACGTTCGCCGGGTCGCGCAACGGCCTCTCACCGCTGGTGTTGTGGAACTACCTGGCGTCCCGGTCGGTCCGCGGCCACGCCACCGCCGCCGTCGCGGCCCTGCGCCGGACCCGGTACCTGGAAAGTTCGTTGCGGGAGCTGGAGGACCGGCTGGACCGCGAGGACCGGCTGCCCGAGGGCGGCCTGTTCGTGGACCGCAGCCCGATGGCGCTGACCGTCCGGTTCCGGCGGCCCAACGACGAGGTCATCGCCAAGTGGTCGTTGTCGTGCCAACCCATGTACACCAACGCGGGCGAGTTGCGGCAGTACGCGCACGTGTTCGCGATGCCGTCGTTGACCGAGGAGAAGATCGACCTGTTCATGGAGGACCTGTTCGCCGAGGGCGCGTTCGACCGCCCTGAGCTCCCGCGCCCCGAGCCGAAGTCCGCCGCGACCGCCTTCGCGGCGGACGTCCACCCGCTGGCCCTGGTCCCGACCGTCGGCCGGGGTTTCCAGTAG
- a CDS encoding TerC/Alx family metal homeostasis membrane protein: MPGSQLALTESVGSPGLWAISLVVLVGLLVADFAVTRRPHEVSLREAAAWSVFYLALPVLFGLWLWWDAGSGRAMEFLTGFVVEKSLSVDNLFVFMLLLGAFAVPAAVQQRVLLYGIVGALVLRGVFIAAGAALLSAGTWAFLVFGIVLFLSAIKVVQHSGSEVDVSRMRSVRLLRKLMPVTDDYRGTKLVVREGGRRALTPLAVVVVAVFATDVVFAVDSVPAVYGITEDPYLVFATNAFALLGLRALYFVLHAALAKLVHLNHGLAIILAFIGVKLVLHWAHGIWPAVPEVPTPVSLAIILLTLAVVTVTSLRATSRAK, encoded by the coding sequence GTGCCCGGTTCGCAGCTCGCCCTGACCGAGTCCGTCGGGTCCCCGGGGTTGTGGGCGATCAGCCTGGTGGTGCTGGTCGGGCTGCTGGTCGCCGACTTCGCCGTCACCCGCCGCCCGCACGAGGTGTCGCTGCGCGAAGCGGCGGCGTGGTCGGTGTTCTACCTGGCGCTGCCCGTGCTGTTCGGGCTGTGGCTGTGGTGGGACGCGGGCAGCGGCCGGGCGATGGAGTTCCTGACCGGGTTCGTGGTCGAGAAGTCCCTGTCGGTGGACAACCTGTTCGTCTTCATGCTGCTGCTGGGCGCGTTCGCCGTGCCCGCGGCGGTGCAGCAGCGGGTGCTGCTCTACGGGATCGTCGGCGCGCTCGTGCTGCGGGGCGTGTTCATCGCGGCCGGCGCGGCGCTGCTGTCGGCGGGCACGTGGGCGTTCCTGGTGTTCGGGATCGTGCTGTTCCTGTCGGCGATCAAGGTCGTCCAGCACTCCGGGTCCGAAGTGGACGTCTCCCGCATGCGGTCGGTCCGGTTGCTGCGCAAGCTGATGCCGGTCACCGACGACTACCGCGGCACCAAGCTGGTCGTCCGCGAGGGCGGGCGGCGCGCGCTGACGCCGTTGGCCGTCGTGGTGGTGGCGGTGTTCGCCACGGACGTGGTGTTCGCGGTGGACTCGGTGCCCGCCGTGTACGGCATCACCGAGGACCCGTACCTGGTGTTCGCCACCAACGCCTTCGCGCTGCTGGGCTTGCGCGCCCTGTACTTCGTGCTGCACGCGGCCTTGGCCAAGCTCGTGCACCTCAACCACGGGCTCGCGATCATCCTCGCCTTCATCGGCGTGAAGCTGGTGCTGCACTGGGCGCACGGCATCTGGCCCGCCGTGCCCGAGGTGCCCACGCCGGTTTCGCTGGCGATCATCCTCCTGACCCTCGCGGTCGTCACGGTGACCAGCCTGCGTGCGACCTCGCGCGCGAAGTGA
- a CDS encoding VOC family protein gives MRIHLTSVFVDDQAKAHAFYTDVLGFVTKHDVPLGTDRWLTVVSPEEPDGTELLLEPSSHPAVKPYKDALVEDGIPAASFAVTDLQAEYDRLTGLGVRFTQQPLESGPVVTAVLDDTCGNLIQLLQYK, from the coding sequence ATGAGGATCCACCTGACCAGCGTCTTCGTCGACGACCAGGCCAAGGCGCACGCGTTCTACACCGACGTGCTCGGCTTCGTGACCAAGCACGACGTCCCGCTGGGCACCGACCGCTGGCTGACCGTGGTCTCGCCCGAGGAACCCGACGGCACCGAGCTCCTGCTCGAACCGAGCAGCCACCCCGCCGTCAAGCCCTACAAGGACGCCCTGGTCGAGGACGGCATCCCGGCCGCGTCCTTCGCCGTGACCGACCTCCAGGCCGAGTACGACCGGCTGACCGGGCTCGGCGTGCGGTTCACCCAGCAGCCGCTGGAGTCCGGTCCGGTCGTCACGGCCGTGCTGGACGACACGTGCGGCAACCTGATCCAGCTGCTGCAGTACAAGTGA
- a CDS encoding ArsR/SmtB family transcription factor yields the protein MEEELFKALADANRRRILDELVERDGQTLFEICARLVSKHQLGLTRQAVSQHLAVLEAAGLVRSRREGRYKFHDLDTRPLEHIVTRWLRPQPPEGTP from the coding sequence GTGGAGGAGGAGCTGTTCAAGGCCCTGGCCGACGCCAACCGTCGGCGCATCCTCGACGAGCTGGTGGAACGCGACGGCCAGACGCTGTTCGAGATCTGCGCCCGGCTGGTGTCCAAGCACCAGCTCGGCCTGACCCGGCAGGCGGTCAGCCAGCACCTCGCCGTGCTGGAGGCCGCCGGGCTGGTCCGGTCGCGTCGCGAAGGCCGCTACAAGTTCCACGACCTCGACACCCGACCGCTTGAGCACATCGTGACGCGGTGGCTCAGGCCGCAACCGCCGGAGGGCACCCCATGA
- a CDS encoding DUF6223 family protein, giving the protein MSHLATTAQFLAQSTDSYTLTPGRAWSLVGMGFGLIGLVVGIVSRVRKAGGSRTAFTSLGTGAIGLALGVYVVTAAKGGPGTGYGIVGGVFSVLIGVAALGLGWLTLSRSRRAAVRG; this is encoded by the coding sequence ATGTCCCACCTCGCCACCACCGCCCAGTTCCTGGCCCAGTCGACCGACTCCTACACCCTGACCCCCGGCCGCGCGTGGTCGTTGGTCGGGATGGGGTTCGGGTTGATCGGCCTGGTCGTGGGGATCGTGTCCCGGGTGCGCAAGGCCGGCGGCTCCCGAACCGCTTTCACGTCCTTGGGGACGGGCGCGATCGGCCTGGCCCTGGGGGTGTACGTCGTCACGGCGGCCAAGGGCGGTCCGGGCACCGGGTACGGGATCGTCGGCGGCGTCTTCTCGGTCCTGATCGGCGTGGCCGCACTCGGCCTGGGCTGGCTCACCCTGTCACGCTCCCGGCGCGCCGCCGTACGCGGCTAA
- a CDS encoding SDR family oxidoreductase, protein MAEHRTVALITGANKGIGRATAEQLAALGLTVVIGARDAGRGEETAEALRASGGDVHAVVLDVTDPATVADAAKWVEERFGHLDVLVNNAAITGSGQVSPLAALDQVPSTVDVDMVRRVFETNVFGVITVTNALLPLLRRSPAPRVVNLSSAAGSLSIAADPDGPLAGLPASAAYTPSKAALNALTVQYANELRKEGVLVNLADPGYVDTDINDHNGHLTPAQGAAVVVRLATLPADGPTGGFFNADGPVPW, encoded by the coding sequence ATGGCAGAACACCGGACCGTGGCGCTGATCACCGGGGCGAACAAGGGCATCGGCCGGGCGACCGCCGAGCAGCTCGCCGCCCTCGGCCTCACCGTCGTGATCGGGGCACGGGACGCCGGGCGCGGCGAAGAGACCGCCGAAGCCCTGCGCGCGTCGGGTGGTGATGTGCACGCGGTGGTCCTGGACGTCACCGATCCGGCGACCGTGGCCGACGCGGCGAAGTGGGTCGAAGAGCGTTTCGGTCACCTGGACGTGTTGGTCAACAACGCGGCCATCACCGGATCGGGGCAGGTCTCGCCGTTGGCCGCCCTCGACCAGGTGCCGAGCACCGTCGACGTGGACATGGTCCGGCGGGTGTTCGAGACCAACGTGTTCGGGGTGATCACGGTGACCAACGCCCTCCTGCCGTTGCTGCGTCGGTCGCCGGCACCGCGCGTGGTCAACCTCAGCAGCGCCGCCGGGTCGCTGTCCATCGCCGCCGACCCGGACGGCCCGCTCGCGGGGCTTCCGGCGTCCGCCGCCTACACGCCCTCCAAGGCCGCGCTCAACGCCCTGACCGTCCAGTACGCCAACGAACTGCGCAAGGAGGGCGTCCTGGTCAACCTCGCCGACCCGGGCTACGTCGACACGGACATCAACGACCACAACGGACACTTGACCCCCGCTCAAGGTGCGGCCGTGGTGGTGCGGCTGGCCACGCTGCCCGCGGACGGCCCCACCGGCGGGTTCTTCAACGCGGACGGCCCCGTGCCCTGGTGA
- a CDS encoding TOPRIM nucleotidyl transferase/hydrolase domain-containing protein, protein MRADGDDVLAGYVSGPAAATEATVAALVRAEGARVVVLVEGVSDQIAVETLAARHGRDLAAEHVVVLPVGGAHGTARYLRRFGPQGARLVGLCDAGEAHVVQRALAMAGLGAPGSRAELEELGFFVCVEDLEDELLRAAGPELTAEVLAENGDLAAFRKIQRQPAWRGKDETAQLRRFLGAGARRKLRYARLLTEAIPPDRVPRPLAALLATL, encoded by the coding sequence GTGCGGGCGGACGGTGACGATGTGTTGGCGGGGTACGTGAGCGGGCCCGCTGCCGCGACCGAGGCCACCGTTGCGGCGTTGGTGCGGGCCGAGGGTGCCCGGGTGGTGGTGTTGGTCGAAGGGGTGAGTGATCAGATCGCCGTCGAGACCCTGGCCGCCCGGCACGGCCGTGACCTGGCCGCCGAGCACGTCGTCGTGTTGCCGGTCGGGGGTGCGCATGGCACCGCCCGGTACCTGCGGCGGTTCGGGCCGCAGGGGGCGCGGCTGGTCGGGTTGTGCGACGCCGGTGAGGCGCACGTCGTCCAGAGGGCCCTGGCGATGGCCGGGCTGGGGGCGCCTGGCTCGCGGGCGGAGTTGGAAGAGCTGGGGTTCTTCGTGTGCGTCGAGGACCTGGAGGACGAACTCCTCCGCGCCGCCGGCCCCGAGCTGACCGCCGAAGTCCTCGCCGAGAACGGGGACCTCGCGGCGTTCCGCAAGATCCAGCGCCAGCCCGCCTGGCGGGGCAAGGACGAGACCGCGCAGCTGCGCCGCTTCCTCGGCGCGGGTGCGCGGCGCAAGCTCCGCTACGCCCGCCTGCTGACCGAGGCGATCCCTCCGGACCGGGTGCCGCGCCCACTCGCCGCCCTGCTCGCCACCCTCTGA
- a CDS encoding lytic polysaccharide monooxygenase: MRFTRKLAAVLAGVGVAPFLVVVTAGPASAHGYITSPPSRQANCAAGKVPNCGDIIYEPASVEGLKGQYNCHGGDARWAPLNDDSKPWPAASVGDTVSFNWLITANHATTTWQYFVGGSKIAEFNDHGRQPGRTVKHDVSLGGRTGRIKLLAVWNIADTAMAFYNCVDLQVDQGPGPTTTTTPPTTTPPTTTTTLPPSGPWAAGVAYPTGAQVTYGGAAYRCIQAHTSLAGWEPPNVPSLWQRL; encoded by the coding sequence ATGAGGTTCACACGCAAGCTCGCGGCGGTCTTGGCCGGCGTCGGCGTCGCGCCCTTCCTGGTGGTCGTGACGGCCGGACCGGCCAGCGCCCACGGCTACATCACCTCCCCGCCCAGCCGGCAGGCGAACTGCGCCGCCGGCAAGGTGCCCAACTGCGGGGACATCATCTACGAGCCGGCCAGCGTGGAAGGCCTGAAGGGCCAGTACAACTGCCACGGCGGCGACGCCCGCTGGGCACCGCTGAACGACGACAGCAAGCCGTGGCCCGCCGCGTCGGTCGGCGACACGGTCTCGTTCAACTGGCTGATCACCGCCAACCACGCCACGACCACGTGGCAGTACTTCGTCGGCGGCAGCAAGATCGCCGAGTTCAACGACCACGGCCGCCAGCCGGGCCGGACCGTCAAGCACGACGTCAGCCTGGGCGGGCGCACCGGTCGCATCAAGCTGCTCGCGGTGTGGAACATCGCCGACACCGCGATGGCCTTCTACAACTGCGTCGACCTCCAGGTCGACCAAGGCCCCGGCCCGACCACCACCACGACCCCGCCGACGACCACACCACCCACCACGACCACCACCCTGCCGCCGAGCGGCCCGTGGGCGGCGGGGGTGGCGTACCCGACGGGTGCGCAGGTCACCTACGGCGGCGCGGCCTACCGCTGCATCCAGGCCCACACGTCACTGGCCGGCTGGGAACCGCCGAACGTGCCGTCCCTCTGGCAACGCCTGTAG
- a CDS encoding cupin domain-containing protein, translating to MSYPPARYLADQGEFSAVFRPATTPPDLTIGVKSRVGHLATGATTEGQFGLYRWDMAAIPNGPGAHFHKTFSESFFVLEGTVSLFDGDRWIDATPGDFLYVPPGGVHAFSNNSAAPASMLVLFTPGAPREAYFEELADIVASGRQLTPEEWTRLYAEHDQYEA from the coding sequence GTGTCCTACCCACCCGCCCGCTACCTCGCCGACCAGGGTGAGTTCAGCGCCGTGTTCCGCCCGGCCACCACCCCGCCCGACCTCACCATCGGTGTGAAGTCGCGCGTGGGCCACCTGGCGACCGGCGCCACCACCGAGGGGCAGTTCGGCCTGTACCGCTGGGACATGGCCGCGATCCCGAACGGCCCCGGCGCGCACTTCCACAAGACCTTCTCGGAGTCCTTCTTCGTGCTGGAAGGCACCGTGTCGCTGTTCGACGGCGACCGGTGGATCGACGCCACCCCGGGCGACTTCCTGTACGTGCCACCGGGTGGCGTCCACGCTTTCAGCAACAACTCCGCCGCGCCGGCGTCGATGCTCGTCCTGTTCACGCCCGGCGCGCCGCGTGAGGCGTACTTCGAGGAGTTGGCGGACATCGTGGCGTCGGGCCGGCAGTTGACGCCCGAGGAGTGGACGCGCCTGTACGCCGAGCACGACCAGTACGAGGCCTGA
- a CDS encoding SDR family NAD(P)-dependent oxidoreductase, giving the protein MSKVWFVTGSSRGLGRCFVEAALSRGDKVAATARSTASFGELVATYGDAVLPLAVDVTDKAAVFEAVRKAHEHFGRLDVVVNNAGYAQIGAVEELSEQELRDQLETNLFGAVWVIQAVLPHLREQGSGHIVQLSSAAGLIAMPLGGAYHVSKWAVEALNESLAQEVADFGIKVTVVEPGGFATRDGKNPDPLANGHMSRTRPEYDGLRARLGAIAGKQPAGDPLAAAQALLKLVDSDNPPLRVLFGQGFYSMIQQAYADRLKTWADWQDLSAEAHGSK; this is encoded by the coding sequence ATGAGCAAGGTCTGGTTCGTCACCGGTTCGTCCCGCGGTCTGGGCCGCTGCTTCGTCGAGGCCGCCCTGTCCCGCGGCGACAAGGTGGCCGCCACCGCCCGCAGCACGGCGAGCTTCGGTGAGCTGGTCGCGACCTACGGCGACGCCGTGCTGCCCCTGGCGGTGGACGTGACCGACAAGGCCGCCGTCTTCGAGGCCGTGCGGAAGGCGCACGAGCACTTCGGCCGGCTCGACGTCGTGGTCAACAACGCCGGGTACGCGCAGATCGGCGCGGTCGAGGAGCTGTCCGAGCAGGAGCTGCGCGACCAGCTGGAGACCAACCTGTTCGGCGCGGTGTGGGTCATCCAGGCCGTCCTGCCGCACCTGCGCGAGCAGGGGTCGGGGCACATCGTCCAGCTGTCGTCGGCGGCCGGGCTCATCGCGATGCCGCTCGGCGGCGCGTACCACGTGTCCAAGTGGGCCGTGGAGGCGCTGAACGAGTCCCTGGCCCAGGAGGTGGCCGACTTCGGCATCAAGGTGACCGTGGTCGAGCCCGGCGGGTTCGCCACCCGCGACGGCAAGAACCCCGACCCGCTGGCCAACGGCCACATGTCCCGGACCCGCCCGGAGTACGACGGTCTGCGCGCCCGCCTGGGTGCGATCGCGGGCAAGCAGCCCGCCGGCGACCCGCTCGCCGCCGCGCAGGCCCTGCTCAAGCTCGTGGACTCGGACAACCCGCCGCTGAGGGTGCTGTTCGGGCAGGGCTTCTACTCGATGATCCAGCAGGCCTACGCGGACCGGCTCAAGACGTGGGCGGACTGGCAGGACCTGTCGGCGGAGGCCCACGGGAGCAAGTGA